A genomic segment from Pseudomonas mendocina encodes:
- a CDS encoding sugar diacid recognition domain-containing protein: MLELDSTLAQHIVDRAMAILPYNINVMDAQGMIIGSGDPSRLHTRHEGAQLVLANRRVVEIDAQAAACLRGVKPGVNLPLLHAERLIGVLGITGEPETVRPYAELVRMAAEMLVEHRVLQAERHWQRHQQEAWLRQLLDPQLRLSSFEVDAERLGLQLTWPRQMCLLQLDGEGDPLPRQARLLASLGGKSEHLVAPLGRQELLWCRPYSATRDDRAWLQQADEREWGVRSLALSDPLHDLAELRQASLVLRDLQAYGQARFPERRLLRLDELRLPTLLYAQRHSWLLQGWLAPLRQVLAQDPQGTLRATLEAWCAHDGQVQTCAQELGIHRNTLRYRLERIAELSGLDLNRLDQRLQLSLGLGLLEPEVTVQPRAR; the protein is encoded by the coding sequence ATGCTCGAACTCGACTCCACCCTGGCGCAGCATATTGTCGACCGCGCCATGGCTATCCTGCCGTACAACATCAACGTGATGGATGCGCAGGGCATGATCATCGGCAGTGGCGACCCCAGTCGGCTGCATACCCGCCATGAGGGCGCGCAGCTAGTGCTGGCCAATCGACGCGTGGTGGAGATCGATGCGCAGGCAGCAGCCTGCCTGCGTGGCGTCAAACCCGGAGTGAATCTGCCATTGCTGCATGCCGAGCGGCTGATCGGTGTGCTCGGTATCACTGGCGAGCCCGAGACCGTACGCCCCTATGCCGAGCTGGTGCGCATGGCCGCAGAAATGCTGGTCGAACACCGCGTCCTGCAAGCCGAGCGGCATTGGCAACGACATCAGCAGGAGGCCTGGTTGCGCCAGTTGCTCGACCCGCAGCTGCGCCTGTCCAGCTTCGAGGTCGATGCCGAGCGCCTCGGCCTGCAACTGACCTGGCCGCGGCAGATGTGTCTGCTGCAGCTCGACGGCGAGGGCGACCCGCTGCCGCGCCAGGCGCGTTTGTTGGCGTCTCTGGGAGGCAAGAGCGAACACCTGGTAGCGCCGTTGGGGCGTCAAGAACTGCTCTGGTGCAGGCCCTATAGCGCTACGCGCGATGATCGTGCCTGGCTGCAGCAAGCCGATGAGCGCGAGTGGGGCGTACGTTCGCTGGCGCTGAGTGATCCCTTGCATGACCTGGCCGAGCTGCGCCAAGCCAGTCTGGTGCTGCGTGATCTGCAAGCATACGGCCAGGCGCGTTTCCCCGAGCGTCGCCTGCTGCGACTGGATGAGTTGCGCCTGCCGACGCTGCTCTATGCCCAACGCCACAGCTGGCTGCTACAGGGCTGGCTGGCGCCCCTGCGCCAGGTCCTGGCGCAGGACCCGCAGGGTACGCTGCGCGCGACGCTGGAGGCCTGGTGCGCACATGACGGTCAGGTGCAGACCTGTGCCCAGGAGCTGGGCATTCATCGCAATACCTTGCGCTATCGCCTGGAACGTATCGCCGAGCTCAGTGGCCTGGATCTCAACCGGCTGGATCAGCGCCTGCAGCTATCCTTGGGGCTGGGATTGCTGGAGCCGGAAGTGACCGTTCAACCGCGCGCTCGGTAA
- a CDS encoding ProQ/FinO family protein, whose amino-acid sequence MGFEQLAELRDRLRAEKKQVEQVQQAKSEGAKPQKRKQPQKAKTREQDPAVEAIWRLQKHFPLAFPVNPAPKVPLKEGILKDAEQHLSLLGISLEQLKLGIAAWCRGGRYWSAMTENAPRLDLQGQPVGVVTAGQALHARQQARRHRMEARRNQAKAKVPANDTAVGSVEQPSAE is encoded by the coding sequence ATGGGTTTTGAACAACTAGCCGAGCTACGTGACCGCCTGCGAGCCGAGAAAAAGCAGGTAGAGCAGGTACAGCAGGCAAAGAGCGAAGGCGCCAAGCCGCAAAAGCGCAAGCAACCGCAAAAGGCCAAGACCCGAGAGCAGGATCCGGCTGTCGAGGCGATCTGGCGGCTGCAGAAGCATTTCCCTCTGGCTTTCCCGGTCAACCCCGCGCCCAAGGTGCCGCTGAAAGAAGGCATTCTCAAGGATGCCGAGCAGCATCTATCGCTGCTCGGCATCAGCCTTGAGCAGCTCAAGCTGGGTATTGCCGCCTGGTGTCGCGGCGGGCGCTACTGGTCTGCGATGACCGAGAACGCGCCGCGTCTGGACCTGCAAGGCCAACCCGTTGGTGTGGTGACAGCCGGGCAGGCGTTGCACGCCCGGCAGCAGGCCAGGCGGCATCGCATGGAAGCGCGGCGTAATCAAGCCAAGGCGAAAGTGCCGGCGAATGACACCGCCGTAGGCAGCGTCGAGCAACCAAGCGCCGAGTGA
- a CDS encoding GntP family permease has translation MGLVLILVALIAFIVLSTTRLKLHPFLALLAAALIAGFAYQLPSGEIIKTMTAGFGGILGYIGIVIVLGTIIGVILERSGAAITMAETVIRLLGQRFPTLTMSIIGYLVSIPVFCDSGYVILNSLKNALAARMKVSVVAMSVALATGLYATHTFVPPTPGPIAAAGNLGLETSLGLVILVGLLVAAVTAVAGMFWANRFLKQNDQELLEEAPSELLADDVDFDALRARYGKLPSAWQAFSPIFVPIVLICLGSVAAFPSKPFGTGAFFEVLSFLGQPVAALLVGLVLACSLLKGEGKRQQFHDYVAHGLKEAAPILLITGAGGAFGAILKATALTGYLGDTLSALGIGLFMPFLVAAALKSAQGSSTVALVTTSAMVAPLLGNLGLDSEMGRVLTVMAIGAGAMTVSHANDSFFWVVTQFSRMKVATAYRAQTMATLIQGIAGMAAVWLLSLVLL, from the coding sequence ATGGGCCTGGTCCTGATTCTGGTGGCACTGATCGCGTTCATCGTGCTGTCCACTACCCGTTTGAAACTGCACCCTTTCCTGGCGCTGCTGGCTGCCGCGCTGATCGCCGGCTTTGCCTATCAGCTGCCCAGTGGCGAAATCATCAAGACCATGACTGCCGGTTTCGGCGGCATTCTCGGTTACATCGGTATCGTCATCGTGCTCGGCACCATCATCGGGGTCATCCTCGAGCGTAGCGGCGCCGCGATCACCATGGCCGAGACAGTGATTCGTCTGCTGGGCCAACGCTTCCCCACGCTGACCATGTCGATCATTGGTTACCTGGTGTCGATTCCGGTGTTCTGTGACTCCGGCTACGTCATTCTCAACTCGCTGAAAAATGCCCTGGCCGCACGCATGAAGGTTTCCGTCGTGGCCATGAGCGTGGCCTTGGCGACTGGCCTCTACGCTACCCACACCTTCGTGCCGCCGACCCCCGGCCCGATCGCCGCGGCTGGTAACCTGGGGCTGGAAACGTCCCTAGGCCTGGTGATTCTGGTTGGCCTGCTGGTGGCAGCTGTCACTGCCGTGGCCGGTATGTTCTGGGCCAACCGCTTCCTCAAACAGAACGATCAGGAGCTGCTGGAAGAGGCTCCGAGCGAGTTGCTCGCCGATGACGTCGACTTCGACGCACTGCGTGCTCGCTACGGCAAGCTGCCCAGCGCCTGGCAGGCGTTCTCGCCGATCTTCGTGCCGATCGTACTGATCTGCCTGGGCTCGGTCGCGGCTTTCCCGAGCAAGCCCTTCGGCACCGGCGCCTTCTTCGAAGTGCTGAGCTTCCTCGGTCAGCCAGTCGCTGCGTTGTTGGTCGGTCTGGTGCTGGCCTGCTCGCTGCTCAAGGGCGAAGGCAAGCGTCAGCAGTTCCATGATTATGTCGCTCATGGCCTGAAAGAGGCTGCGCCGATCCTGCTGATCACCGGTGCCGGCGGCGCCTTCGGTGCCATCCTCAAGGCTACCGCCTTGACTGGTTACCTCGGTGACACCCTGTCGGCGCTGGGTATCGGTCTGTTCATGCCGTTCCTGGTGGCTGCTGCGCTGAAGAGTGCGCAGGGTTCTTCCACCGTGGCGCTGGTCACCACCTCGGCGATGGTCGCGCCGCTGCTGGGCAACCTGGGCCTCGACAGCGAGATGGGGCGCGTACTGACCGTGATGGCCATTGGTGCGGGTGCGATGACCGTTTCCCACGCCAACGACAGCTTCTTCTGGGTCGTGACCCAGTTCAGCCGCATGAAGGTGGCTACCGCCTATCGTGCCCAGACCATGGCGACGCTGATCCAGGGTATCGCTGGTATGGCCGCTGTCTGGCTGCTGAGCCTGGTTCTGCTGTAA